A single Cucumis melo cultivar AY chromosome 4, USDA_Cmelo_AY_1.0, whole genome shotgun sequence DNA region contains:
- the LOC103489985 gene encoding GDSL esterase/lipase APG translates to MDSIISKVLVLFFAFLLGSGNAQDSTTLVPAIITFGDSAVDVGNNNYLYTIYKANYPPYGKDFVNHQPTGRFCNGKLATDFTAQTLGFKTFPLPYLSPEASGKNLLIGVNFASAASGYDENAALLNHALSLPQQVGFFKEYQAKLAKVAGNEKAASIIKDALYLLSAGSGDFLQNYYINPYINKVYTPDQYGTMLIGAFTTFIKDIYGLGARRIGVTSLPPLGCFPAALTLFGNHQSGCVSRINTDAQAFNKKLNAAAESLKKQLPGFRIVIFDIYKPLYDVISSPSKNGFVEARKGCCGTGTVETTSLLCNPKSLGGTCSNSTQYVFWDSVHPSEAANQVLADALILQGFALL, encoded by the exons ATGGATTCCATTATTAGCAAAGTGTTGGTGTTGTTCTTTGCATTTTTGCTTGGGAGTGGAAATGCTCAAGATTCTACCACTTTGGTGCCTGCTATCATCACTTTTGGCGATTCTGCCGTTGATGTGGGAAATAATAACTACCTTTACACTATTTACAAGGCCAACTACCCACCATATGGAAAGGACTTCGTGAATCATCAGCCCACTGGCAGGTTTTGTAATGGAAAACTTGCAACTGATTTCACTG CTCAAACTTTAGGATTCAAAACCTTTCCATTGCCGTACCTTAGCCCAGAGGCATCGGGTAAGAATCTTCTCATCGGAGTCAACTTTGCCTCAGCTGCATCTGGTTATGATGAGAATGCTGCCCTCTTAAAT CATGCACTCTCACTGCCCCAACAAGTTGGATTCTTCAAGGAGTACCAGGCCAAGCTAGCTAAGGTAGCTGGTAACGAAAAAGCTGCATCCATAATCAAGGATGCACTCTACTTGCTAAGTGCAGGAAGTGGAGATTTTCTACAAAACTATTACATCAATCCTTACATTAATAAGGTCTACACTCCTGATCAGTACGGGACGATGCTCATCGGAGCATTTACAACCTTTATTAAG GACATATATGGTTTGGGAGCTAGGAGAATTGGCGTGACTTCACTTCCTCCATTAGGTTGCTTTCCTGCTGCTCTCACCTTATTTGGGAACCACCAAAGTGGATGTGTCTCAAGGATTAATACCGACGCGCAAGCCTTCAACAAGAAGTTAAATGCTGCTGCAGAAAGCTTGAAAAAACAACTTCCAGGTTTTAGAATTGTCATCTTCGACATTTACAAACCACTCTACGATGTCATCAGTTCTCCATCCAAAAATG GCTTTGTGGAAGCCAGAAAAGGCTGCTGTGGAACAGGGACAGTAGAGACAACATCACTTTTGTGCAATCCCAAATCCTTGGGTGGAACTTGCTCTAATTCAACTCAATATGTGTTTTGGGATAGTGTTCATCCTTCTGAGGCTGCTAATCAAGTTCTTGCTGATGCCTTGATCCTCCAGGGATTCGCTCTCCTCTAG